One Lacunisphaera limnophila DNA window includes the following coding sequences:
- a CDS encoding TIGR03790 family protein, producing MKVNSEKTPATDRRSALRGILFALTLICTLTLRADDRSAHLVILANARQPESVTLARFYAEQRGVPAANIIALPLPETESITWRQFIDEVWQPLQDELYRRGWIEGTASDLLDRLGRRRFALTGHRMSYLVACRGVPLRVFNDPTLLELSAGRKIAPQFNKNEAAVDSELSLIALGNHETAALVANPLFAQDGPPTLDAAQIVKVSRLDGPTWESARALVTSALAAERTGLLGRYYVDLKGPHTDGDVWLESVRSQLEAMGYDGDTDREPATFSPAARFDAPALYFGWYAGNLDGPFTREGFRFPPGAVAVHIHSYSAQTLQSEQAAWCGPLVARGVTATVGNVFEPYLQLTHRPNLLLRALGQGKTFGDAAYYALPALSWQALAIGDPLYRPFQVVPAAPRSASAGQAAALAPYAVMREAHLLARRGQKTEALALLRTTLRESPSLPLALTLARWLVADADVSGAAAALEFVGHLKDIRPVDWPLVREAAGLLASGGAAPTALKVYATLARVPAPTPEARRDLLLEARQAADAAGNLAVSLEFSRQLADLAVPGEEKPTVVPKAGVKK from the coding sequence ATGAAGGTGAACTCCGAAAAAACGCCCGCGACGGACAGGAGGTCAGCGCTGAGGGGTATTTTATTCGCCCTCACTCTCATCTGCACGCTTACCCTCCGGGCCGACGACCGGTCGGCCCACCTCGTCATCCTGGCCAACGCCCGGCAGCCCGAGTCGGTGACGCTGGCGAGATTTTATGCGGAGCAGCGCGGCGTGCCGGCGGCCAACATCATCGCGCTGCCCCTGCCCGAGACGGAGAGCATCACGTGGCGGCAGTTCATCGACGAGGTCTGGCAGCCGCTGCAGGACGAGCTTTACCGCCGCGGCTGGATCGAGGGCACGGCGAGCGACCTGCTGGACCGCCTCGGGCGCCGGCGCTTTGCCCTGACCGGGCACCGGATGTCGTACCTGGTGGCGTGCCGCGGCGTGCCGTTGCGGGTCTTCAACGACCCCACGTTGCTCGAGCTGTCGGCCGGGCGGAAAATTGCGCCGCAGTTCAACAAGAACGAGGCGGCCGTGGACTCGGAGCTCAGCCTGATCGCCCTGGGCAACCATGAGACGGCGGCACTGGTGGCGAACCCGCTCTTTGCGCAGGACGGGCCGCCCACGCTGGATGCCGCGCAGATCGTGAAGGTCTCCCGCCTCGATGGCCCCACGTGGGAGAGTGCCCGCGCGCTGGTGACCTCCGCGCTGGCGGCCGAGCGCACCGGATTGCTGGGACGTTATTATGTCGACCTGAAGGGTCCGCACACCGACGGCGACGTTTGGCTCGAATCGGTGCGGAGCCAGCTGGAGGCGATGGGCTACGACGGCGACACCGACCGCGAACCGGCCACCTTTTCCCCCGCCGCCCGCTTTGATGCGCCGGCACTTTATTTCGGCTGGTATGCGGGCAATCTCGACGGACCGTTCACGCGGGAGGGATTCCGCTTTCCTCCGGGGGCCGTGGCGGTGCACATCCACAGCTATTCCGCCCAGACCCTGCAGTCCGAGCAGGCCGCCTGGTGCGGTCCGCTGGTGGCGCGCGGCGTGACCGCCACGGTGGGCAACGTGTTCGAGCCCTATCTGCAACTCACCCACCGGCCGAACCTGCTGTTGCGGGCGCTCGGCCAGGGAAAAACCTTCGGCGACGCCGCCTACTATGCACTCCCGGCCCTGAGCTGGCAGGCCCTGGCCATCGGGGATCCGCTGTATCGTCCATTCCAGGTGGTACCCGCCGCCCCGCGGAGTGCGTCAGCCGGTCAGGCCGCGGCGCTGGCTCCGTATGCCGTGATGCGCGAGGCCCATCTGCTCGCCCGCCGCGGCCAGAAAACCGAGGCCCTGGCCTTGCTGCGCACGACCCTGCGGGAGAGCCCATCGCTGCCGTTGGCGCTCACCCTGGCCCGTTGGCTGGTTGCGGATGCCGATGTCAGCGGGGCGGCCGCAGCCTTGGAGTTTGTCGGCCATCTCAAGGATATCCGTCCCGTCGACTGGCCGCTGGTGCGCGAGGCGGCCGGACTGCTCGCGTCCGGTGGGGCCGCGCCGACGGCCCTGAAGGTCTATGCCACCCTGGCCCGGGTCCCGGCGCCCACCCCCGAGGCCCGGCGTGACCTGCTGCTCGAGGCGCGTCAGGCCGCTGATGCGGCCGGCAATCTGGCGGTGTCCCTCGAATTTTCCCGACAGCTGGCTGACTTGGCGGTGCCCGGGGAGGAGAAGCCGACCGTGGTTCCGAAGGCCGGGGTCAAAAAATAA
- a CDS encoding ClpP family protease has translation MSAHTLFRDYPSPVVPRCDDDDDDREDATPKPSAAPVGALIQKKFLEQRKIFLWGAVTDETAKDLTEKLLYLESDAPGKPITFYINSPGGSVTAGMAVYDTIKLISSPVTVVVTGMAASMGSILLSAAKKGNRYIYPHARVLIHQPLITGRMVGPASDINIQAIEMEKLRKELNQILATASGQSYEKVAKDSDRDFYLNAEESIAYGLADHIVDKL, from the coding sequence ATGTCCGCCCACACTCTTTTCCGCGATTACCCGAGCCCGGTTGTGCCCCGCTGCGATGATGACGACGACGACCGCGAGGATGCCACCCCGAAGCCCTCCGCCGCGCCCGTCGGCGCCCTGATCCAGAAGAAGTTCCTGGAACAGCGGAAGATCTTCCTCTGGGGCGCCGTGACCGACGAGACCGCGAAGGATCTCACCGAGAAGCTGCTTTACCTCGAGAGCGACGCCCCGGGCAAACCGATCACCTTCTACATCAACAGCCCCGGCGGCTCCGTCACCGCCGGCATGGCCGTGTACGACACCATCAAGCTGATCTCCTCGCCCGTGACCGTCGTCGTCACCGGCATGGCCGCCTCGATGGGCTCGATCCTCCTCTCCGCCGCCAAGAAGGGCAACCGCTACATCTACCCGCACGCCCGGGTGCTCATCCACCAGCCGCTCATCACCGGGCGCATGGTCGGCCCGGCCTCGGACATCAACATCCAGGCGATCGAAATGGAAAAGCTTCGCAAGGAGCTCAACCAGATCCTCGCCACCGCCTCCGGCCAGTCCTACGAGAAGGTCGCCAAGGATTCCGACCGCGACTTCTACCTCAATGCCGAGGAGTCCATCGCCTACGGTCTCGCCGACCACATTGTGGACAAGCTCTGA
- the ade gene encoding adenine deaminase: MKAQAHRLAGRIVDLHRRRIFPGVVEWAGGRITRITEDPGVKAGGYIAPGFVDAHIHIESSLLPPAEFARWAVVHGTVATVSDPHEIANVLGGAGVDYMIRDGRRTPFKFNFGAPSCVPATTFETAGAALDAAAVAKLLARPEIKYLSEVMNFPGVLARDPALMAMIAAAQKHGKAVDGHAPGLRGEVAAQYAAAGITTDHECFTLPEALDKLACGMKILIREGSAARNFAALAPLVKTHPGAVMFCCDDLHPDLLMRRHLDEHVRRALRGGADRLDVLRCASVNPVEHYRLDVGLLRVGDPADFIVFEGWRDLRVRRTYLRGELVARDGRSLLPRQPSQQPNKFKAQVRTAGEFICRAPSPNAAKAGLLRPLRQASVGDAALHINVIEALNGQLVTRQRRERLRVMDGAVAADARRDLLKIAVVNRYAPRAPIAVGFICGFGLRAGALASSVAHDSHNIVAVGVDDASLCAAVNLVIRARGGLSVVGPRGRAVLPLPIAGLMAEGDGRVVARRYTALDAAAKRLGSRLDAPFMTLSFMALLVIPDLKLSDRGLFSATKWNFVPVAE; the protein is encoded by the coding sequence GTGAAAGCACAGGCGCACAGACTGGCCGGGCGAATCGTGGACCTGCATCGGCGGAGGATTTTCCCCGGCGTGGTGGAGTGGGCTGGTGGGCGCATCACCCGGATCACCGAGGACCCGGGGGTGAAGGCCGGCGGGTACATCGCGCCCGGTTTTGTGGACGCGCATATCCACATCGAGAGCTCGCTGCTCCCGCCGGCGGAGTTTGCCCGCTGGGCGGTGGTGCATGGCACGGTCGCCACGGTGTCGGATCCGCACGAGATCGCCAACGTGCTCGGCGGGGCCGGCGTGGATTACATGATCCGCGACGGGCGGCGCACGCCCTTCAAGTTCAACTTCGGCGCGCCTTCATGCGTGCCGGCGACGACCTTCGAGACCGCCGGGGCCGCGCTCGACGCCGCCGCGGTGGCCAAGCTGCTGGCCCGGCCGGAGATCAAGTACCTCAGCGAGGTGATGAATTTCCCCGGCGTGCTGGCGCGCGACCCGGCGCTCATGGCGATGATCGCCGCGGCGCAAAAGCACGGCAAGGCCGTGGACGGTCATGCACCGGGGTTGCGGGGCGAGGTGGCGGCGCAATACGCCGCCGCGGGTATCACGACCGATCATGAGTGTTTCACGCTACCGGAGGCGTTGGACAAGCTGGCGTGCGGCATGAAGATTCTCATCCGCGAAGGATCGGCCGCGCGCAACTTCGCGGCGCTGGCGCCGCTGGTGAAGACGCATCCCGGGGCCGTGATGTTCTGCTGCGACGACCTGCACCCCGACCTGCTCATGCGGCGGCACCTGGATGAGCACGTGCGGCGGGCGCTGCGGGGCGGGGCCGATCGCCTCGATGTGCTGCGCTGCGCCTCGGTCAACCCGGTAGAGCATTACCGGTTGGACGTCGGTTTGCTCCGCGTGGGGGATCCTGCGGATTTCATTGTGTTCGAGGGTTGGCGCGATCTACGGGTGCGCCGCACCTACCTCCGGGGCGAACTGGTGGCGCGCGACGGACGCAGCCTGCTGCCGCGGCAACCGTCGCAGCAGCCGAACAAGTTCAAGGCGCAGGTGCGGACCGCGGGGGAGTTTATTTGCAGGGCGCCATCGCCGAATGCCGCCAAGGCGGGGTTGCTTCGCCCTCTCCGCCAAGCCTCCGTCGGAGACGCCGCCCTACACATCAATGTCATCGAGGCCCTCAACGGACAGCTCGTCACGCGGCAGAGGCGGGAGCGGTTGCGGGTGATGGACGGGGCCGTGGCGGCCGATGCCCGGCGCGATCTGCTGAAGATTGCGGTCGTGAACCGCTATGCGCCACGCGCGCCGATCGCGGTGGGCTTCATCTGCGGATTTGGCCTCCGGGCGGGGGCGCTGGCCTCGTCGGTGGCGCATGATTCGCACAACATCGTGGCGGTCGGCGTGGACGACGCCTCGCTCTGTGCGGCGGTCAATCTCGTGATTCGGGCGCGGGGCGGGCTGAGTGTCGTGGGTCCGCGCGGACGCGCCGTCTTACCGCTGCCGATTGCGGGCCTGATGGCGGAGGGCGACGGCCGGGTGGTCGCGCGTCGCTACACGGCGCTCGACGCGGCGGCGAAGCGGCTGGGTTCGCGGCTGGATGCGCCGTTCATGACCCTCTCGTTCATGGCGCTGCTGGTGATCCCGGATCTAAAACTCAGCGACCGCGGCCTGTTCTCGGCGACGAAGTGGAATTTCGTGCCGGTGGCGGAGTAG
- a CDS encoding methyltransferase domain-containing protein translates to MPTPSQPEFWNKRYLSDDTPWDLGAIPTDLRAFLKKKGKGAKVLIPGCGTGYEIKAFAEAGYEVTAIDFAPFAVERARRLVGPALADRVILGDFFQHDLPGDSFDVIYERSFVCSLPPDRRPAYRDRMAQLLKYRGLLIGYYYYNKPSLLEGPPYGFAWGTADELFSRYFLLVKDEPVNDSLPLFAGRERWQHRRRTSFQD, encoded by the coding sequence ATGCCAACCCCCAGCCAGCCTGAGTTTTGGAACAAACGTTACCTGAGTGATGACACCCCCTGGGACCTTGGCGCGATCCCGACTGACCTGCGGGCTTTCCTCAAAAAAAAGGGTAAAGGAGCCAAAGTCCTCATCCCGGGATGTGGCACGGGATACGAGATCAAGGCTTTCGCCGAGGCGGGTTATGAAGTCACGGCCATCGACTTTGCCCCTTTTGCCGTGGAACGGGCGCGGCGTCTGGTCGGCCCGGCCCTGGCGGACCGCGTGATCCTGGGGGATTTCTTCCAGCACGATTTGCCGGGGGATTCTTTCGACGTGATCTACGAGCGCTCCTTTGTCTGCTCGCTGCCCCCGGATCGCCGGCCGGCCTACCGCGACCGCATGGCCCAACTGCTCAAGTACCGCGGCCTGCTCATCGGCTATTACTACTACAACAAACCCTCGTTGCTCGAGGGGCCGCCCTACGGCTTTGCCTGGGGCACGGCGGATGAGCTTTTTTCCCGCTACTTCCTGCTCGTGAAGGACGAACCGGTGAACGACTCCCTCCCCCTCTTTGCCGGACGCGAACGCTGGCAGCACCGCCGGCGCACGTCGTTTCAGGACTGA
- a CDS encoding YjhG/YagF family D-xylonate dehydratase — MSRDPILDSGDDAIYALRTTAPGPAGSLPLDADRLRRMSSGDLFGWTQNAGMGWSPAAMLGKQFLILSTQGGIRAPDGTPIALGYHTGHWEVGLLMEEAAREFTAAKAIPFAGYVSDPCDGRTNGTPGMLDSLAYRNDAAIVLRRLVRSLPTRRGVLGVATCDKGLPAMLMALAGCPDLPTILVPGGVTLLAEEAEDTGKVQTLATRFARDEISLEHAAEMGCRACGSPGGGCQFMGTAATSQVVAEALGLALPHAALAPSGSPIWRDVARRSARALLALDLAGTTTRDLLTDDSLHNAMVCHAAFGGSTNLVLHIPAIAHAAGLRRPTVDDWARINRVVPRLVDSLPNGPRHFATVQVYLAGGVPEAMLHLRDLGLLKLDARTVTGRTLGDNLTWWEKSERRTRLREKLRTLDGIDPGDVIMPAAQARARGLASTVTFLRGNLAPEGALVKSTAIAPQLIDADGLFEHEGPARVFTSEAHAIAAIKAGSVKPGDVLVLAGIGPGCGMPETYQVTSALKHIKDGQRIALITDGRFSGVSTGACIGHISPEAWAGGPIGKLRDGDTIRLHVNTRSLEGTVDVVSVSADELAMRPLHPGLKPNPLVPADTHLWSALQNASGGSWGGCVYDAARITELLNLGLATEAARLGNSPKAR; from the coding sequence ATGAGCCGCGACCCCATCCTCGATTCCGGCGACGACGCGATCTACGCGCTGCGCACCACCGCCCCCGGTCCGGCGGGCAGCCTGCCGCTCGACGCCGATCGCCTGCGCCGCATGTCGAGCGGGGATCTCTTCGGCTGGACGCAGAACGCCGGCATGGGCTGGTCCCCCGCCGCGATGCTCGGCAAACAGTTTCTCATCCTCAGCACCCAGGGCGGCATCCGCGCGCCCGACGGCACCCCGATCGCCCTCGGCTACCACACCGGCCACTGGGAAGTCGGCCTCCTCATGGAGGAAGCAGCCCGGGAGTTTACCGCGGCCAAGGCGATTCCCTTCGCCGGCTACGTCAGCGATCCCTGTGACGGCCGCACCAACGGCACGCCCGGCATGCTCGACAGCCTGGCCTATCGCAACGATGCCGCCATCGTCCTGCGCCGCCTGGTCCGCTCGTTGCCCACGCGCCGCGGCGTGCTCGGCGTCGCCACCTGCGACAAGGGCCTGCCCGCCATGCTCATGGCCCTCGCCGGTTGTCCCGACCTGCCGACGATTCTCGTCCCCGGCGGCGTGACGCTGCTGGCCGAGGAGGCCGAGGACACGGGCAAGGTGCAGACCCTCGCCACGCGCTTCGCCCGAGATGAGATCAGCCTCGAACACGCCGCGGAAATGGGTTGCCGCGCCTGCGGTTCGCCGGGCGGCGGCTGCCAGTTCATGGGCACCGCGGCCACCAGCCAAGTCGTCGCCGAGGCCCTCGGCCTCGCACTGCCCCACGCCGCGCTGGCCCCTTCCGGTTCCCCCATCTGGCGCGATGTCGCGCGCCGTTCCGCGCGCGCCCTGCTCGCACTCGATCTCGCCGGCACCACCACGCGGGACCTCCTGACCGACGATTCCCTCCACAACGCCATGGTTTGCCATGCCGCGTTCGGCGGCTCGACCAACCTCGTGCTCCACATTCCCGCCATTGCACACGCCGCCGGGCTGCGCCGGCCGACGGTGGACGACTGGGCGCGGATCAACCGGGTCGTGCCCCGGCTGGTGGACTCCCTGCCCAACGGGCCGCGCCATTTTGCCACCGTGCAGGTCTACCTCGCCGGCGGCGTGCCCGAGGCGATGCTGCACCTGCGGGACCTCGGCCTGCTCAAACTCGACGCCCGCACCGTCACCGGCCGCACGCTGGGCGACAATCTCACCTGGTGGGAAAAGAGCGAACGCCGCACGCGTCTCCGCGAAAAACTACGCACGCTCGACGGCATCGACCCCGGCGATGTCATCATGCCCGCCGCCCAGGCGCGCGCGCGCGGCCTCGCCAGCACCGTCACCTTCCTGCGTGGCAACCTCGCCCCCGAGGGCGCCTTGGTGAAGAGCACCGCCATCGCGCCGCAGCTCATCGACGCCGACGGCCTTTTCGAGCACGAGGGCCCGGCCCGCGTCTTCACCAGCGAGGCCCACGCCATCGCCGCGATCAAGGCCGGCAGCGTCAAACCCGGCGACGTCCTCGTTCTCGCCGGCATCGGCCCCGGCTGCGGCATGCCCGAGACTTACCAGGTCACGTCGGCCCTCAAGCACATCAAGGACGGCCAGCGCATCGCGCTCATCACCGACGGGCGTTTCTCCGGCGTCTCGACCGGCGCCTGCATCGGCCACATCAGCCCGGAGGCATGGGCGGGCGGACCGATCGGGAAACTCCGCGACGGCGACACGATTCGTTTGCACGTGAACACGCGCAGCCTCGAGGGCACGGTGGACGTGGTCTCGGTTTCTGCCGACGAACTCGCCATGCGCCCGCTCCATCCCGGACTGAAGCCCAATCCCCTCGTGCCGGCCGACACGCACCTGTGGTCGGCCTTGCAAAACGCGAGCGGCGGCAGCTGGGGCGGTTGCGTCTATGATGCCGCGAGGATCACCGAGCTCCTGAATCTGGGTTTGGCCACTGAGGCGGCACGCCTAGGGAATTCCCCTAAAGCCAGATGA
- a CDS encoding fumarylacetoacetate hydrolase family protein → MRLYSASTGLVLEHAGQARLAASLTLDAVFAAADPGALVRSAWESGLPSTLPAQPGAPIGTQEVWAAGVTYLRSRTARMEESKDAGGGTFYDKVYHAVRPELFFKGTPHRVAGPGTAVRIRGDSQWNVPEPELTLAINKDGRIFGYTVGNDMSSRDIEGENPLYLPQAKVYDRSTGLGPCLLVTDAPLPPTTTIAIEIRRDGAAAFSGSTQISQIKRAFPELAEFLFRDNSFPRGAYLMTGTGIVPPDAFTLRAGDEIRITIEPIGTLVNTVA, encoded by the coding sequence ATCCGACTCTACTCCGCTTCCACCGGCCTCGTTTTGGAACACGCCGGCCAGGCCCGCCTCGCGGCTTCGCTCACCCTCGACGCGGTCTTCGCCGCCGCCGACCCCGGCGCCCTGGTCCGCTCGGCCTGGGAATCCGGCCTGCCCTCCACCCTTCCCGCCCAACCCGGCGCGCCCATCGGCACCCAGGAAGTGTGGGCCGCCGGTGTCACCTATCTCCGCAGCCGCACCGCCCGCATGGAGGAATCGAAGGATGCCGGCGGCGGCACCTTCTACGACAAGGTCTATCACGCCGTGCGCCCCGAGCTGTTCTTCAAGGGCACGCCGCACCGCGTCGCCGGCCCCGGCACCGCCGTGCGCATCCGCGGCGATTCCCAGTGGAATGTCCCCGAGCCCGAGCTGACCCTCGCGATCAACAAAGACGGCCGCATCTTCGGCTACACCGTCGGCAACGACATGAGCTCGCGCGACATCGAGGGCGAGAACCCGCTCTACCTCCCGCAGGCCAAGGTCTATGACCGCTCCACCGGTCTCGGCCCCTGCCTGCTGGTGACCGACGCGCCGCTCCCGCCCACCACGACCATCGCCATCGAGATCCGCCGCGACGGTGCCGCGGCCTTCTCCGGCTCGACCCAGATCAGCCAGATCAAGCGCGCCTTTCCGGAACTCGCGGAGTTTCTCTTCCGCGACAATTCCTTCCCCCGCGGTGCCTACCTGATGACCGGCACCGGCATCGTCCCGCCCGACGCCTTCACCCTGCGCGCCGGCGACGAGATCCGCATCACCATCGAGCCGATCGGCACCCTGGTAAACACCGTGGCCTGA
- a CDS encoding phosphotransferase has translation MPVPATAPSPGRVVRTLQDGFWDRTEVIELPDGSQRVRKQSKGATAERPWGPESLRREIRYLSTATPEAAAALPTLLAWWDRGEGAGLEVGYEMPFYARHRDAGTLARSRSLGQEEIDVFQGELADAVFARLHATGGRDAVPLSQHMTGAVRQSFDGLVGDPLFAALIEADQIELNGRIMRGPRAVFERIAGEKTLLDLMDRTPAVRLHGDLHLENILWRPLAETGDEPRLVLIDVVSVAGVTFGPPLWDLVKYESYATGELMALRAEQIEVAGFGGGPAGYHCRIRTESAALAPFLDRNWHALVRAAFISQYGRVDERLYRFIHGYFNATMALNTSGLQRQGRLLRATEDFNAVLAS, from the coding sequence ATGCCCGTCCCAGCCACCGCCCCCAGTCCCGGCCGCGTCGTGCGCACGCTGCAGGATGGCTTCTGGGACCGCACCGAGGTGATCGAATTGCCCGACGGTTCGCAGCGCGTGCGCAAGCAGAGCAAGGGCGCGACGGCGGAGCGGCCGTGGGGCCCGGAGTCGCTGCGTCGGGAGATCCGCTACCTGTCTACGGCCACGCCCGAAGCTGCGGCGGCGTTGCCGACCCTGCTCGCCTGGTGGGACCGGGGAGAAGGGGCCGGGCTGGAAGTTGGCTATGAGATGCCTTTCTACGCCCGGCATCGCGATGCCGGGACGCTGGCGCGGAGCCGCAGTCTGGGGCAGGAGGAGATCGACGTCTTTCAGGGCGAACTGGCCGATGCGGTGTTCGCGCGCCTGCATGCGACGGGCGGCCGGGATGCGGTGCCCTTGTCGCAACACATGACCGGGGCGGTGCGGCAGTCGTTCGACGGGCTGGTCGGGGATCCGCTCTTCGCCGCTCTGATCGAGGCGGACCAGATCGAGTTGAACGGCCGGATCATGCGCGGGCCGCGGGCGGTGTTTGAGCGGATCGCAGGGGAAAAGACTCTGCTGGATTTGATGGATCGCACCCCGGCGGTGCGCCTGCACGGGGACCTGCACCTGGAAAACATCCTGTGGCGGCCGTTGGCGGAAACGGGGGATGAGCCGCGCCTCGTGTTGATCGATGTCGTCTCGGTGGCGGGCGTGACCTTCGGCCCGCCCCTGTGGGACCTGGTAAAATACGAATCCTACGCGACGGGCGAACTGATGGCGTTGCGGGCGGAACAGATCGAGGTGGCGGGTTTTGGCGGCGGCCCGGCGGGCTACCACTGCCGCATCCGGACTGAGAGCGCCGCGCTGGCGCCGTTTCTCGACCGGAACTGGCATGCGCTCGTGCGCGCGGCCTTTATCAGCCAGTATGGTCGCGTGGATGAGCGGCTCTACCGTTTCATCCACGGTTATTTCAACGCGACGATGGCCCTCAACACCTCGGGGCTGCAACGGCAGGGACGGCTGCTGCGGGCGACGGAGGATTTCAACGCCGTCCTGGCATCGTAA
- a CDS encoding DUF6941 family protein: MKVEVLTLCDYAVAVPGGKLTIVGTFDRLALPKLPHQQPSFYLVAKVRFDITEAGEKRLQFTFTDPDGKQIAALPEMKVPVKLREEDYTAAMQVVLRINGLPLSQAGDHSVNLVIDGTREASVSLTIQIAKPKAG, encoded by the coding sequence GTGAAAGTCGAGGTTCTCACCCTGTGTGACTACGCGGTCGCGGTGCCCGGTGGCAAACTGACCATCGTGGGCACCTTCGACCGCCTTGCCCTGCCCAAGCTGCCGCACCAGCAGCCCTCGTTCTACCTCGTGGCCAAGGTCCGCTTCGACATCACCGAGGCCGGCGAAAAGCGCCTGCAGTTCACGTTCACCGATCCCGACGGCAAACAGATCGCCGCGCTGCCTGAGATGAAGGTCCCCGTGAAACTGCGTGAGGAAGACTACACCGCCGCCATGCAGGTCGTGCTCCGCATCAACGGCCTGCCCCTCAGCCAGGCCGGCGACCACTCCGTGAACCTGGTGATAGACGGCACGCGCGAGGCCAGCGTCTCGCTGACCATCCAGATTGCCAAACCGAAGGCCGGCTAA
- the sufT gene encoding putative Fe-S cluster assembly protein SufT: MSDNRERTLSRDVTASQIPSGDKHTLFASSKVFIHQVLGGSYTVQTDTGLYRLDGKDADAIGETVKDLTVQAATLADGAPDPDAVWGQLRQVFDPEIPVNIVDLGLVYSMDISKADDGGHKVDVAMTLTAPGCGMGPVIAEDAKSKILLVPGVANAEVRITWEPAWNQSMISEEGKMKLGLI; the protein is encoded by the coding sequence ATGAGCGACAACCGCGAACGCACCCTCTCCCGCGACGTCACCGCGTCCCAGATTCCCTCCGGCGACAAGCACACGCTCTTCGCCTCCTCCAAGGTGTTCATCCACCAGGTGCTGGGCGGCAGCTACACCGTGCAGACCGACACCGGGCTCTACCGCCTCGACGGCAAGGATGCCGACGCCATCGGCGAGACGGTCAAGGACCTGACCGTCCAGGCCGCTACGTTGGCCGACGGCGCCCCCGACCCTGACGCCGTGTGGGGCCAGCTCCGCCAGGTGTTCGACCCCGAGATCCCGGTCAACATCGTGGACCTCGGCCTCGTCTACTCGATGGATATCTCCAAGGCTGATGACGGCGGCCACAAGGTTGACGTCGCCATGACACTCACCGCCCCCGGCTGCGGCATGGGCCCGGTCATCGCCGAGGATGCCAAGTCCAAGATCCTCCTCGTCCCCGGCGTGGCGAACGCCGAGGTCCGCATCACCTGGGAACCGGCCTGGAACCAGTCCATGATCTCCGAGGAAGGAAAGATGAAGCTGGGTTTGATCTGA
- the sufD gene encoding Fe-S cluster assembly protein SufD: MSAVSAPPSVVGSFTREAFQAHLARVAHLPAWWLARKQAAYARFAAAPMPKRTDEGWRFSSFATLTLDGFSFPASSVKPAALALPAAASLAFVNNRIVHQDPLPAALAQRGVIFDTLQNALLKHGDLVKTHLLAQPSKLGSDKFAALHEAFLEDGAFVHVPKGVELSEVLAVHHQADGDGAAVFPHTLVVAEDNAKVTVADFFKSDAKTQFACGGNDLYAGHGAAVTYVAMQDWSRDTLSFQFNATVAKRDAKVLSLNLHAGARQARHESFSQLSAPGAHSEMLALTVAHGTQEFDQRTLQIHQAPNTGSNLLYKNALLDQAKTIFSGLIVVDPDAQKTDAYQSNRNLMLSDEAEAHSLPGLEIQANDVRCTHGATSARIDREQEFYLEARGIKPAQAQELLVFGFFEEVLGKIENEALHDSLTAIIRQKFTS; the protein is encoded by the coding sequence ATGTCCGCCGTTTCCGCCCCCCCTTCCGTCGTCGGTTCCTTCACCCGAGAAGCATTTCAGGCGCACCTCGCCCGCGTCGCCCACCTGCCCGCCTGGTGGCTCGCGCGCAAGCAGGCCGCCTACGCGCGCTTCGCCGCCGCACCGATGCCCAAGCGCACCGACGAGGGCTGGCGCTTCTCCAGCTTCGCCACGCTCACGCTCGACGGCTTTAGCTTCCCCGCCTCGTCGGTCAAGCCCGCCGCCCTCGCCCTGCCGGCCGCCGCCTCCCTCGCCTTCGTCAACAATCGCATCGTCCATCAGGACCCGCTGCCCGCCGCCCTGGCGCAGCGCGGCGTGATCTTCGACACCCTGCAGAACGCCCTGCTCAAGCACGGCGACCTGGTGAAGACCCACCTGCTCGCCCAGCCCTCGAAGCTCGGCTCCGACAAGTTCGCCGCGCTCCACGAGGCCTTCCTCGAGGACGGGGCCTTCGTCCACGTGCCCAAGGGCGTCGAACTCAGCGAGGTCCTCGCCGTCCATCACCAGGCCGACGGCGACGGCGCCGCGGTTTTCCCGCACACGCTGGTCGTGGCGGAGGACAACGCCAAGGTCACCGTCGCGGACTTCTTCAAGTCCGACGCGAAGACCCAGTTCGCCTGCGGCGGCAACGACCTCTACGCCGGCCACGGCGCCGCGGTCACCTACGTCGCCATGCAGGACTGGAGCCGCGACACGCTGTCCTTCCAGTTCAACGCCACCGTCGCCAAGCGCGACGCCAAGGTCCTTTCCCTCAATCTCCACGCCGGTGCGCGCCAGGCGCGACACGAGAGTTTCTCTCAGCTGTCCGCGCCCGGTGCGCATTCGGAGATGCTCGCCCTCACTGTCGCCCACGGCACCCAGGAATTCGACCAGCGCACGCTGCAGATCCACCAGGCGCCCAACACCGGGTCGAACCTCCTCTACAAGAATGCGCTCCTCGACCAGGCGAAGACCATCTTCTCCGGCCTGATCGTCGTCGATCCGGACGCCCAGAAGACCGACGCCTACCAGAGTAACCGCAACCTCATGCTCTCCGACGAGGCCGAGGCCCACTCACTCCCCGGCCTCGAGATCCAGGCCAACGACGTCCGCTGCACCCACGGGGCCACCAGCGCCCGCATCGACCGCGAGCAGGAATTCTACCTCGAGGCCCGCGGCATCAAGCCCGCCCAAGCCCAGGAACTCCTCGTCTTCGGCTTCTTCGAGGAGGTCCTCGGCAAGATCGAAAACGAAGCCCTCCACGACAGCCTCACCGCGATCATCCGCCAGAAATTCACCAGCTGA